Proteins from a single region of Paraflavitalea devenefica:
- a CDS encoding ABC transporter permease — protein sequence MIKNYFKTAFRNLLKGRMYSVINILGLATGMAIALLIGLWIWDELSFNRYHRNHERLAQVMTTQTFNGETGTGRAVSVPLGYELRNKYTADFKYVSMASWNFDHILAVGDKKITEGGMWVQPEFPKMLSLKMVKGSQDGLKDPSSALLAQSVAKALFGDTDPIGKTVKFDNNTDLKVAGVYEDLPRNTTLNETKLLIPWDKYVANEEWMKNAQTQWDNHSWQLFVQLNDNVDFDKTTAKIKGIARQHVKEGDEYALLHPMDKWRLYSKFTNGKVDGGRIQFVWLFGIIGIFVLLLACINFMNLSTARSEKRAREVGIRKTMGSLRSQLIGQFLGESIIVAFIAFVLSIGLALLSLSFFNGLADKEVSLPWSNPFFWGMALVFILFTGLISGSYPAFYLSRFDPVKVLKGTFRAGRFAALPRKILVVVQFTVSIALIIGTIIVFRQIQYAKSRPVGYTREGLISISINTKELYGHYDVLRNDLLATGVVADMAESSSPTTNVWSNQIGFDWKGKDPNAVPLFGTIAVTHDFGHTIGWQIKEGRDFSRNYTTDTGQIILNEAGVKLTGFKDPVGQMIKWNDKDRMVIGVVKDMVMESPYTPVKPTVFFLEYGWANIITIRIKPTVPVREALAKLEPVFKSHNPGSPFEYKFTDEQYAQKFSDEERIGNLATFFAVLAVFISCLGLFGLASFVAERRTKEIGVRKVLGASVMNIWQMLSKDFVSLVIISCLIAIPIAWYVLHQWLQQYEYRTPISWWIFTIAGVGAMAIALLTVSFQAIKAAISNPVKSLRSE from the coding sequence TGATAAAGAACTATTTCAAAACCGCTTTCCGCAACCTGCTCAAGGGCAGGATGTATTCCGTGATCAACATCCTGGGCCTTGCCACCGGCATGGCCATTGCCTTGCTCATTGGCTTATGGATATGGGATGAGCTATCCTTCAACAGGTACCACCGCAACCATGAACGGCTGGCGCAGGTGATGACCACCCAAACTTTTAATGGCGAAACGGGTACGGGCCGTGCCGTTTCCGTCCCGCTGGGTTATGAACTCCGCAACAAGTATACGGCCGACTTTAAATATGTGTCTATGGCCTCCTGGAATTTTGACCATATCCTGGCGGTGGGCGATAAAAAGATTACAGAAGGGGGCATGTGGGTACAACCGGAGTTCCCAAAAATGCTTTCCCTGAAAATGGTGAAAGGCAGCCAGGACGGTTTAAAAGACCCTTCTTCTGCCCTGCTGGCCCAATCAGTGGCCAAAGCATTGTTTGGCGATACCGATCCGATCGGTAAAACCGTGAAGTTCGACAACAATACTGACCTCAAAGTGGCGGGTGTGTACGAAGACCTGCCCCGTAATACAACACTGAACGAAACCAAACTCCTTATTCCCTGGGACAAATACGTTGCGAATGAAGAGTGGATGAAAAATGCCCAGACCCAGTGGGACAACCATTCCTGGCAGTTATTTGTACAGCTCAACGATAACGTTGACTTTGATAAAACAACCGCGAAGATCAAAGGCATCGCCAGGCAGCATGTAAAGGAAGGCGATGAATACGCCTTACTGCATCCGATGGACAAATGGCGGCTCTACAGCAAATTCACCAATGGGAAAGTGGATGGCGGCCGCATACAGTTTGTATGGCTCTTTGGCATCATCGGCATATTTGTATTGCTGCTGGCCTGTATCAACTTCATGAACCTGTCTACCGCCAGAAGTGAAAAACGTGCCCGTGAAGTAGGCATCCGCAAAACGATGGGTTCTCTACGCAGCCAGCTTATCGGGCAGTTCCTCGGTGAGTCCATCATTGTAGCTTTCATTGCTTTTGTCTTATCCATCGGCCTGGCATTGCTCTCCCTGTCCTTCTTCAATGGCCTGGCCGATAAGGAAGTCAGCCTGCCCTGGTCGAACCCCTTCTTCTGGGGGATGGCATTGGTTTTCATCCTATTTACCGGTCTCATATCGGGCAGCTATCCGGCTTTCTACCTCTCCCGCTTTGACCCGGTAAAAGTGCTTAAGGGTACTTTCCGGGCCGGCCGCTTTGCCGCTTTACCCCGGAAAATACTGGTCGTAGTACAGTTCACGGTATCCATCGCACTCATCATCGGCACCATCATTGTTTTCCGGCAGATACAATATGCCAAAAGCCGCCCGGTAGGTTATACGCGGGAAGGGCTTATTTCAATATCCATTAATACAAAGGAGCTGTATGGCCATTATGACGTTCTCCGGAACGACCTGCTGGCCACCGGTGTTGTAGCAGATATGGCTGAATCATCCAGCCCCACTACCAATGTTTGGAGCAACCAGATCGGCTTTGACTGGAAAGGCAAAGATCCTAATGCCGTACCGCTTTTCGGCACCATCGCAGTAACGCACGATTTCGGCCATACCATCGGCTGGCAGATCAAGGAAGGGCGCGATTTCTCCCGGAATTATACGACCGATACCGGTCAGATCATCCTCAATGAAGCCGGCGTGAAACTCACCGGTTTCAAAGATCCTGTAGGACAAATGATCAAATGGAACGATAAAGACCGCATGGTGATCGGTGTTGTTAAAGACATGGTGATGGAATCGCCCTATACGCCGGTGAAACCCACCGTCTTTTTTCTCGAATATGGATGGGCCAATATCATCACCATACGCATAAAACCGACCGTGCCTGTACGGGAAGCGCTGGCTAAACTGGAACCTGTATTTAAAAGCCACAATCCGGGCAGCCCGTTTGAATATAAGTTCACGGATGAGCAATATGCCCAAAAATTTTCTGATGAGGAACGTATCGGCAACCTCGCTACCTTCTTCGCCGTTCTGGCCGTCTTCATCTCCTGCCTCGGATTGTTTGGACTGGCTTCCTTTGTGGCGGAACGCCGCACCAAAGAGATCGGCGTACGCAAAGTACTGGGTGCCTCGGTCATGAATATCTGGCAAATGCTGTCCAAAGACTTTGTGTCGCTGGTCATCATTTCCTGCCTCATCGCTATTCCCATCGCCTGGTATGTACTGCACCAGTGGCTACAGCAATATGAATACCGTACCCCTATATCCTGGTGGATATTTACCATCGCGGGCGTGGGCGCCATGGCCATTGCTTTGCTTACGGTGAGCTTCCAAGCCATTAAAGCGGCCATCTCAAACCCTGTGAAGAGTTTGAGAAGTGAGTAG
- a CDS encoding ABC transporter permease: MIKNYLKIAFRNLWKHKAFSFINILGLTVGMTACFLIFLYVRFELSYDAFNTKADRIYRIVTDIKTPSEVIKANGPSWAVPPNLKDEFPEVEAFVRISGNNMLVRKGDIKYQEENAAYADSAFFQVFDIKLLQGNPQKALNDQMSVVLSETTAKKYFGRNNPVGQTLLLTGDGIPATVTGLMQDMPENSQVRADMLISMSTLNQRFNPGQDQQWGSYGSSAYLLLKPGTNAKALETKFPAFIKKRNGKQEQENQMYATLLLEPLREVYLYSTRGGSTTGNINNVYIFSIVAVFILLIACINFINLTTARSTERAKEVGIRKVVGAIKGQLTWQFIGESVILSLLALLLTIGLAAILLPLFNQLAGKQVSEGIFSNWQYLGILFIAAIGIGLLAGAYPALVLSSFRPITVLKGRFATGVRGILLRKGLVVAQFSISIALIIGTIVVYRQMNFMRSRDLGFNKDQTLVINTNNDPGKETFKQALTGIPAVKAVSLSSSVPGGRNAGAYSEIENNKGDLQVANLDVYFVDFDYIKQYDMKVVAGRAFSRDFLTDTTQAMVMNETAVKLFGYSSPQQAIGRRFKQWGREGKIIGVIKDFHFRSLQQDIKPLTMRIEPNRSRIVSVKIATANLPATLATIESKWKTTIPNRPYSYTFLDELFDQQYRAEERFGKLFLNFAILAIFISCLGLLGLAAYSTMQRTKEIGIRKVMGASVTGIVNLLSIDFLKLVLISFFVAAPVAWYFMHQWLQGFAYRTPIAWWIFVIAGIAALVIAIATISFQAIKAAIMNPVKSLRSE, from the coding sequence GTGATAAAGAACTATCTAAAGATCGCTTTCAGGAACCTGTGGAAACACAAGGCTTTCTCCTTTATCAATATATTGGGGCTTACCGTAGGTATGACAGCCTGCTTCCTGATCTTTTTGTATGTACGGTTTGAACTTTCCTATGATGCCTTCAATACCAAAGCCGACCGCATTTACCGCATAGTAACCGACATTAAAACACCTTCTGAAGTGATTAAGGCCAATGGCCCCTCCTGGGCTGTGCCGCCCAACCTCAAAGATGAATTTCCGGAAGTAGAAGCTTTTGTTCGTATCAGCGGTAACAATATGCTGGTAAGAAAAGGGGATATCAAATACCAGGAAGAAAATGCAGCGTATGCAGATTCTGCTTTCTTCCAGGTATTTGACATTAAGCTGCTGCAGGGTAACCCTCAAAAGGCACTCAATGATCAGATGAGTGTGGTATTATCAGAAACCACCGCTAAAAAATATTTTGGCAGGAATAATCCAGTAGGTCAGACTTTATTACTTACAGGCGACGGCATTCCAGCCACGGTGACCGGCCTCATGCAGGATATGCCGGAGAATTCGCAGGTAAGAGCTGATATGCTGATTTCCATGAGTACCCTCAACCAAAGATTTAATCCAGGACAAGATCAACAGTGGGGAAGCTATGGCTCATCTGCTTACCTGTTATTAAAACCCGGTACTAATGCAAAGGCATTGGAAACCAAATTTCCGGCCTTCATCAAAAAGCGGAACGGGAAACAGGAACAGGAAAACCAGATGTACGCTACCCTGTTGCTGGAACCCCTACGGGAAGTATATCTTTATTCAACCCGTGGCGGCAGTACTACCGGTAATATCAACAACGTGTACATCTTTTCCATCGTTGCCGTCTTCATCCTGCTGATCGCCTGCATCAATTTTATCAACCTTACCACTGCCCGCTCTACAGAGCGCGCCAAAGAAGTTGGCATCCGCAAGGTAGTAGGCGCCATCAAAGGGCAGCTCACCTGGCAGTTCATTGGAGAATCGGTGATACTTTCCCTGCTGGCATTGCTGCTCACCATCGGACTTGCGGCTATATTATTGCCGCTGTTCAACCAGTTGGCCGGCAAGCAGGTCAGTGAAGGCATCTTCAGTAACTGGCAATACCTGGGCATCCTGTTCATCGCCGCTATCGGCATTGGGCTACTGGCGGGCGCCTATCCGGCACTTGTATTATCCTCGTTCAGGCCCATTACCGTATTGAAAGGCCGTTTTGCTACCGGCGTACGGGGTATTCTTTTAAGAAAAGGACTGGTTGTAGCACAGTTCAGTATTTCCATTGCCCTCATCATTGGCACCATCGTGGTATACCGGCAAATGAACTTCATGCGCAGCCGCGATCTTGGTTTCAATAAAGACCAGACGCTAGTCATTAATACCAATAATGACCCTGGCAAGGAAACATTCAAGCAGGCGCTTACCGGTATCCCTGCCGTGAAAGCCGTATCGCTCTCCTCCAGTGTGCCCGGCGGTCGTAATGCCGGCGCCTATTCAGAAATTGAGAATAACAAAGGGGATCTGCAGGTCGCGAATCTTGACGTGTACTTTGTTGACTTCGATTATATAAAACAGTATGATATGAAAGTGGTGGCGGGCCGGGCTTTCTCCCGCGACTTCCTTACTGATACCACCCAGGCCATGGTGATGAATGAAACGGCCGTAAAACTGTTTGGTTACTCCTCACCACAGCAGGCCATCGGCAGGCGCTTTAAGCAATGGGGCCGGGAAGGAAAGATCATCGGCGTGATCAAAGACTTTCATTTCCGTTCGCTGCAGCAGGATATCAAACCGCTTACCATGCGCATCGAACCCAATAGGTCCAGAATTGTCTCTGTTAAAATAGCAACAGCCAACCTGCCGGCTACCCTGGCAACTATAGAAAGCAAGTGGAAAACCACCATACCCAACAGGCCCTACAGCTACACTTTCCTCGACGAGTTATTTGATCAGCAATACCGCGCTGAAGAAAGGTTTGGCAAGCTGTTTCTGAACTTTGCCATACTGGCCATCTTCATTTCCTGTCTCGGCCTGCTGGGACTGGCAGCTTACAGCACCATGCAGCGCACCAAAGAAATAGGTATCCGTAAGGTGATGGGCGCTTCAGTAACTGGCATCGTGAACCTTTTATCCATAGATTTCCTGAAACTGGTATTGATATCGTTTTTCGTGGCAGCCCCCGTAGCCTGGTACTTCATGCACCAATGGCTGCAGGGATTTGCTTACAGAACGCCTATTGCCTGGTGGATCTTCGTAATAGCCGGGATAGCGGCCCTGGTCATCGCCATAGCCACCATCAGCTTTCAGGCCATTAAGGCGGCCATCATGAACCCGGTGAAGAGTTTAAGAAGTGAATAG
- a CDS encoding ABC transporter permease, with protein sequence MFKSFLKTGWRSLTRNKAYTAINILGLALGISTCLVIFLIASHELSYDKFHPGKERIYRIVGSMQFKNEPPSQKGYVPSPLPMRVREQLTGFEQVTGFYNYYAKVTVPQAGRETKVFESRPDQPSPIIVAESPYFSIFPYQWLAGNAATALQEPFKVVLTESVARNYFGTVPAGDLIGRELVYNDSLHLTVAGIVKDREKNTDFGFTNFISFPTVQHSFLKKDIDLNSWGVWDYYSQAMVKLAPGVTPAQVEAQFPRFVKDNMRGEGNTLQLQPLADIHFNADYQDGYGRKVHLPTLYGLMGIALFILLIAVVNFINLSTAQSIKRAKEIGIRKVLGSGRGSLRLQFFSETFILTLTAVILSAILLKPVLIAFETFIPAGVVLQPFHTYTWLFLLVIALATTLLAGFYPARVLSNYRPVTTLKGQAISPTPHKNYLRKSLIVFQFTISLVFIIGTLVVGKQIHFMLNTDMGFDRDAIINLRPGREQTPDKKLLFAQKLQQLPGVTAVSLHAETPAAQRHAGTSIKRIGSNQPDNEILSSFEFVDDQYLPLYGIKLLAGRNLHPSDTLREFVINAICARALGFTDPREAVGQMVQVGISGKKGPVVGVVEDFYAKSFHEAIPPFFMTTTAKAARTISVKLATSGQQLGQMKSTLAAIEQIWPSIYPDKPLELAFFDDSIAAFYEKEEKTAQLMNTAMAIAIFISCMGLFGLAAFTMQQRAKEIGIRKVLGASVANIASMLSKDFLQLVLIALVVASPVAYYFMHQWLDNFAYRTAISWWVFILAGLAAIVITVCTIGFQAIKAAVTNPVKSLRSE encoded by the coding sequence ATGTTCAAGAGTTTTTTAAAAACAGGTTGGAGAAGTCTTACCAGGAATAAGGCTTATACAGCTATTAATATCCTGGGACTGGCGCTGGGCATCAGTACCTGCCTGGTCATATTCCTGATTGCCAGCCATGAACTGAGCTATGACAAATTTCATCCCGGTAAAGAACGCATCTACCGCATTGTGGGCTCCATGCAATTTAAAAATGAGCCGCCCAGCCAGAAAGGTTATGTACCTTCTCCCCTGCCCATGCGCGTGCGGGAACAATTGACCGGCTTTGAACAGGTAACAGGCTTTTATAACTATTACGCCAAAGTAACGGTGCCACAAGCAGGCCGGGAAACTAAAGTATTTGAGTCACGGCCCGATCAGCCCTCTCCCATCATCGTGGCCGAAAGCCCTTACTTTTCCATCTTCCCATACCAATGGCTGGCAGGTAATGCAGCCACCGCTTTGCAGGAACCTTTTAAAGTAGTGCTGACTGAATCAGTTGCCAGGAACTACTTTGGTACAGTGCCGGCCGGTGACCTGATTGGACGGGAACTGGTCTATAACGATTCCCTGCACCTCACCGTGGCAGGCATTGTGAAAGACCGGGAAAAGAATACAGACTTTGGTTTTACCAACTTCATCTCCTTTCCTACTGTACAGCATAGCTTTTTAAAGAAAGATATTGATCTGAATAGCTGGGGCGTGTGGGACTATTATTCACAGGCGATGGTGAAGCTGGCGCCCGGCGTTACACCGGCACAGGTAGAAGCGCAGTTCCCCCGCTTTGTAAAAGATAATATGAGGGGCGAAGGCAATACGCTGCAACTGCAGCCACTGGCCGATATTCACTTCAATGCCGATTACCAGGATGGCTATGGCCGTAAGGTACACCTGCCCACCCTGTATGGATTAATGGGTATTGCCCTCTTTATTTTGCTCATTGCTGTGGTCAACTTTATCAACCTCTCAACAGCACAATCCATTAAAAGAGCCAAAGAGATCGGCATCCGCAAAGTACTGGGCAGTGGCCGCGGCAGCCTGCGCCTGCAGTTCTTCAGTGAAACCTTTATCCTTACCCTGACGGCTGTTATTCTTTCAGCCATCTTGCTGAAGCCTGTTCTCATAGCTTTTGAAACCTTCATTCCTGCCGGTGTGGTATTGCAACCTTTCCATACTTATACCTGGCTGTTCCTGCTGGTCATTGCCCTGGCCACTACCTTACTGGCCGGCTTTTATCCTGCCCGTGTATTATCTAATTATCGTCCGGTAACAACCTTAAAAGGACAGGCCATTTCACCAACGCCGCACAAAAATTATCTGCGTAAATCACTCATCGTATTCCAGTTTACTATTTCACTGGTATTCATCATAGGCACCCTCGTTGTTGGTAAGCAGATCCATTTCATGCTGAATACCGACATGGGATTCGACCGGGATGCCATTATCAACCTGCGGCCCGGCCGGGAACAAACACCGGATAAAAAGCTCCTGTTCGCCCAAAAGCTGCAACAGTTGCCCGGCGTTACAGCCGTGAGCCTCCATGCAGAAACACCAGCCGCCCAACGGCATGCTGGCACTTCCATCAAACGCATCGGCAGCAACCAGCCGGATAATGAGATCCTATCCTCCTTTGAGTTTGTAGACGATCAATACCTGCCCTTGTATGGCATTAAGCTACTCGCAGGACGCAACCTGCATCCTTCCGATACCCTGCGTGAGTTTGTGATCAATGCCATCTGCGCCCGGGCGCTTGGTTTTACAGATCCCCGCGAGGCAGTAGGGCAAATGGTACAGGTAGGCATTTCCGGTAAAAAAGGCCCGGTAGTGGGTGTGGTGGAAGATTTCTATGCCAAATCATTCCATGAAGCCATTCCCCCCTTTTTCATGACCACTACGGCGAAGGCGGCCCGCACCATCAGTGTAAAACTGGCTACCAGCGGTCAGCAATTGGGACAAATGAAATCCACCCTCGCAGCCATTGAACAAATATGGCCCTCCATCTATCCTGATAAACCCCTGGAGCTGGCATTCTTTGACGACAGCATCGCTGCCTTTTATGAAAAGGAAGAAAAAACAGCGCAACTGATGAATACGGCCATGGCCATCGCCATCTTCATTTCCTGTATGGGATTGTTTGGGCTGGCTGCCTTTACCATGCAGCAACGCGCCAAAGAGATCGGTATCCGGAAAGTGCTGGGCGCCAGTGTGGCCAATATCGCCTCTATGTTGTCGAAAGATTTCCTGCAACTGGTGCTCATCGCATTGGTCGTCGCCTCACCGGTGGCGTATTATTTCATGCACCAGTGGCTGGACAATTTTGCTTACCGCACGGCTATTAGTTGGTGGGTATTTATACTGGCAGGGCTGGCCGCCATTGTGATCACCGTATGCACCATCGGTTTCCAGGCCATTAAAGCAGCGGTGACAAACCCGGTGAAAAGTTTAAGAAGTGAGTAG
- a CDS encoding ABC transporter permease, with protein MIKNYFKIAWRNLVKNKTFSFINIFGLSVGLTCFMLIAAFMYDELSYDRYADKAEQLYRVGIHLDANGSATDFPAVDGAVGQGIKEAFPEVLSFTRLQKTGRLFARYKDRQFKEERVVFLDSNFLHTFSIPLLEGDQQTALMEPNSMVISKATAVKYFDKEPALGKLITFAGVSYKVTGVFDKVPDNSHFHFDLAMSPSAEERNRQATWSNVSHATYLMLKPGADAKQLEAKLPQLVAKFVVPEVQRDMGISLAEAQKSVNTFRFYLQPITDIHLHSHTKYELEPNGDINYLYIFGALALFILLLACVNFTNLSTASAAKRAREVGIRKVMGSQRGQLIAQFLAESVLLSSVATLIALGIVYALLPTFNQLSGKQISMGFFLQYQSLLALLGVSLLAGMLAGIYPSFFLSAFRPIKVLKGTLSAQPRRSMLRSSLVVFQFVISTALIIATIVVYRQLHFMQNIKLGYNKEQVLIIQDSYALGNNEAAFKQKLLQDSRVVNATLSWSVPASGIMDGTQIFVKPIRDNDPHTEIQTGIYRIDYDYLPTLGMEVAAGRNFSKDYPSDSAGVLINETAVRELGIKGNPLGRTIVRSGQREYNIVGVVKDFHYTSAKQKIAPLMMLLGRNGGSVIAKIKTTDVQHFLADVKKDWASFGADAPFTYSFLDDRFAALFAAEKKSGQVFTLFAIISIVIASLGLFGLVAYTTEQRTKEIGIRKVLGATVQQVLLLVTKEFLYLVLVAFVIAIPATWWAMNLWLQDFAYRTAISWWIFGMAGIIALLIAALTVSFQAIKAALMNPVKSLRSE; from the coding sequence GTGATAAAGAATTATTTCAAAATCGCCTGGCGTAACCTGGTAAAGAACAAAACCTTTTCCTTTATCAACATCTTTGGCCTCTCCGTAGGCCTCACCTGCTTTATGCTCATTGCCGCTTTTATGTACGATGAGCTTAGCTATGACCGGTACGCCGATAAGGCAGAACAGCTATACCGCGTAGGCATACACCTGGACGCCAATGGAAGCGCTACCGACTTCCCCGCGGTAGATGGAGCTGTGGGACAGGGTATAAAAGAGGCTTTCCCGGAAGTGCTTTCTTTTACCCGTCTTCAGAAGACAGGCCGACTCTTTGCACGGTATAAAGACAGGCAGTTCAAAGAAGAACGGGTGGTCTTCCTCGATTCCAATTTCCTCCACACCTTCTCCATTCCCTTACTGGAAGGTGATCAGCAAACAGCCCTCATGGAACCTAACTCCATGGTGATCTCAAAGGCTACGGCTGTTAAATATTTCGACAAGGAACCTGCATTGGGAAAGCTCATCACCTTTGCCGGTGTGAGTTATAAGGTAACCGGTGTTTTTGATAAGGTGCCGGACAATTCCCACTTCCATTTTGACCTGGCCATGAGCCCATCCGCCGAAGAACGCAACCGGCAGGCCACCTGGAGCAATGTATCCCATGCCACCTACCTGATGCTAAAGCCCGGCGCCGATGCCAAACAACTGGAAGCCAAACTGCCTCAACTGGTAGCTAAATTTGTAGTACCCGAAGTACAACGGGATATGGGCATTTCGCTGGCGGAAGCACAAAAGTCGGTGAACACGTTCCGCTTTTACCTGCAACCCATCACCGATATCCACCTGCATTCCCATACCAAATATGAGCTGGAACCCAATGGAGATATCAATTACCTGTACATCTTTGGCGCCCTTGCCCTGTTCATCTTATTGCTGGCCTGTGTGAACTTCACCAACCTGTCTACCGCCAGCGCCGCCAAACGCGCCCGGGAAGTAGGCATCCGTAAAGTAATGGGCTCGCAGCGGGGGCAGCTCATTGCCCAATTCCTGGCAGAATCCGTTTTGCTGAGTAGCGTTGCTACACTCATCGCCCTCGGCATCGTCTATGCATTGCTTCCGACCTTCAACCAGTTGTCGGGCAAGCAGATCAGTATGGGCTTCTTCCTGCAATACCAATCATTGCTGGCCCTTCTTGGGGTGAGCCTGCTGGCAGGTATGCTGGCCGGTATTTATCCCTCCTTCTTCCTGTCGGCTTTCAGGCCCATCAAAGTATTAAAGGGTACGCTGTCTGCACAACCCCGCCGCAGTATGCTGCGCAGCAGCCTTGTCGTATTCCAGTTTGTGATCTCTACGGCGCTCATCATCGCTACCATCGTAGTATACCGGCAGCTTCATTTCATGCAAAACATTAAGCTGGGGTACAATAAAGAGCAGGTGCTTATTATACAGGACTCCTACGCGCTTGGTAATAATGAAGCAGCCTTCAAACAAAAACTATTACAGGACAGCCGCGTGGTCAATGCCACCCTCTCCTGGTCGGTACCGGCTTCCGGAATTATGGATGGCACCCAGATCTTTGTAAAGCCAATCCGGGACAATGATCCACATACAGAAATTCAAACGGGCATCTACCGTATTGACTATGATTACCTGCCAACCTTGGGCATGGAAGTAGCGGCAGGCAGGAATTTTTCAAAAGACTATCCTTCCGATTCAGCAGGTGTACTGATCAATGAAACGGCTGTACGGGAACTGGGCATTAAAGGCAATCCGCTGGGCCGGACCATTGTGCGTTCAGGTCAACGTGAATACAATATTGTAGGCGTAGTAAAAGACTTTCATTATACCTCTGCCAAACAAAAGATTGCGCCACTGATGATGCTACTGGGCAGGAACGGTGGATCGGTGATCGCCAAAATAAAGACCACCGATGTGCAGCACTTCCTGGCCGATGTAAAAAAGGATTGGGCTTCTTTTGGCGCGGATGCACCCTTCACCTACTCCTTCCTTGATGACCGCTTTGCAGCGCTGTTCGCAGCGGAAAAGAAGAGCGGGCAGGTCTTTACCCTCTTCGCCATCATTTCTATAGTCATTGCCAGCCTGGGATTGTTTGGACTGGTAGCTTATACCACCGAACAACGTACCAAGGAAATAGGCATCCGAAAAGTGTTGGGCGCTACGGTGCAGCAGGTATTGCTGCTGGTGACCAAAGAGTTCCTGTACCTGGTGCTGGTGGCCTTTGTGATTGCGATCCCGGCTACCTGGTGGGCCATGAACCTGTGGCTGCAGGATTTCGCTTATCGTACGGCTATCAGTTGGTGGATATTTGGTATGGCCGGTATCATCGCCCTGCTGATCGCAGCGCTTACGGTGAGCTTCCAGGCCATTAAAGCGGCGTTGATGAACCCGGTGAAAAGTCTAAGAAGTGAATAG